The following coding sequences lie in one Heyndrickxia oleronia genomic window:
- the bla gene encoding class A beta-lactamase yields MLKSFKMLKIGMCAGLIGISLLSSGAVQVDAKEQQNKTVDHSTNRKFAQLEKKFDARLGVYAIDTGTNKTITYRPDERFAYASTYKALAAGAVLQQYSMAQLDEVIHYSKDDLVSYSPITEQHIDTGMSLKEICEAAIRYSDNTAGNLLFHKLGGPSGFEESLRQIGDHVTIANRFETELNEAIPGDLRDTSTPRALATSLKAFTLSDLLPAKKRVILANWMKGNTTGDKLIRAGAPKGWEVGDKSGAGSYGTRNDIAIVWPPNREPIIIAILSSRDTKDATYNDELIARAAKLVFKALK; encoded by the coding sequence ATGTTAAAAAGTTTCAAAATGTTAAAGATAGGTATGTGTGCAGGTTTAATAGGAATAAGTCTATTATCAAGTGGAGCAGTACAAGTAGATGCAAAGGAGCAACAGAATAAGACTGTTGATCATTCGACTAATCGAAAGTTTGCTCAACTCGAGAAAAAATTCGATGCACGGTTAGGTGTCTACGCGATAGATACAGGTACTAACAAGACAATAACATATCGACCTGATGAACGTTTTGCTTACGCCTCCACCTATAAAGCTTTAGCAGCAGGAGCTGTTCTTCAGCAATATTCAATGGCTCAACTAGACGAAGTAATTCACTATAGCAAGGACGATCTTGTTTCCTATTCACCTATTACAGAGCAACATATTGATACAGGAATGTCATTAAAAGAAATCTGTGAGGCTGCTATTCGCTACAGTGATAACACTGCTGGGAATCTTTTATTCCATAAATTGGGTGGACCAAGCGGATTTGAAGAATCATTGCGACAAATTGGAGATCATGTCACCATAGCCAATCGTTTCGAAACCGAACTGAACGAAGCCATCCCTGGTGACTTACGTGATACAAGTACACCAAGAGCACTTGCCACTAGCCTTAAGGCTTTTACATTAAGCGACTTGCTCCCAGCTAAAAAGCGTGTCATTCTCGCAAATTGGATGAAAGGTAACACCACCGGAGACAAATTGATTCGAGCAGGAGCACCAAAAGGCTGGGAGGTAGGAGATAAATCTGGTGCAGGTAGCTACGGTACTCGTAATGATATTGCTATTGTATGGCCACCAAATAGGGAACCAATTATCATTGCCATTCTTTCTAGTCGAGATACGAAAGATGCTACCTATAATGATGAACTTATTGCTCGTGCTGCAAAACTTGTGTTTAAAGCCCTTAAATAA
- a CDS encoding alpha/beta hydrolase has product MEERVNPELKVVLDQMPELIINKEQMPFIQQSFKEMLEMNNRVPNPAVTITDKLIPGPCREQEIRVRIYRSVAPIQSSAGLLWIHGGGYVLGTPEMDDGLCERFVLEANCTVVSVDYRLAPEHPFPAPLDDCYAALTWFSQHAEELGVNPSQIAVAGASAGGGLTAATSLLARDRKGPEIIFQMPLYPMIDDRHVTPSSKEIHDTRVWNEESNRNAWNMYLGHLQNEVSIYAAPARCTDFSNLPPTYTCVGDLDPFRDETIEYIANLTKAGVPTEFHLYPGCYHGFDGYAPFTEIGKKAIDQYVQALCAAFKRVGVKQV; this is encoded by the coding sequence ATGGAAGAAAGAGTGAATCCAGAATTGAAGGTCGTTTTAGATCAAATGCCGGAATTGATTATTAATAAAGAACAAATGCCATTTATTCAACAAAGTTTTAAAGAAATGTTAGAAATGAATAATCGTGTACCCAATCCTGCTGTTACGATAACAGATAAACTGATTCCAGGTCCATGCAGAGAACAAGAAATTAGAGTAAGAATATATCGATCAGTAGCACCTATCCAATCAAGTGCAGGATTGCTCTGGATTCATGGAGGAGGCTATGTTCTAGGGACACCAGAAATGGATGACGGATTGTGTGAACGTTTTGTTTTAGAGGCAAATTGTACCGTTGTATCGGTTGATTATCGCTTAGCACCCGAACATCCGTTTCCTGCACCATTAGATGATTGCTATGCAGCATTAACATGGTTCTCCCAACATGCTGAAGAGCTAGGTGTTAATCCTTCACAAATTGCGGTCGCTGGAGCGAGTGCTGGTGGAGGATTAACTGCAGCTACTAGTTTACTAGCTAGAGATCGAAAGGGCCCAGAAATTATTTTTCAAATGCCACTTTACCCTATGATTGATGACAGACATGTCACACCATCAAGCAAAGAGATCCATGATACTAGAGTATGGAATGAAGAATCCAATAGAAATGCATGGAATATGTATTTAGGTCACTTGCAGAATGAAGTCTCCATCTATGCTGCACCAGCAAGATGTACTGATTTTTCCAATCTACCTCCGACATACACCTGTGTGGGTGATCTTGATCCATTTAGAGATGAAACCATTGAGTATATTGCCAATTTAACAAAAGCAGGGGTACCAACGGAATTTCATTTATACCCTGGATGCTATCATGGTTTTGACGGATACGCACCATTTACCGAAATTGGAAAGAAAGCAATCGATCAGTATGTTCAAGCACTATGTGCAGCATTTAAAAGGGTAGGAGTTAAACAAGTGTAA
- a CDS encoding LAGLIDADG family homing endonuclease: MPRKPGMTDDKIIKLYKSGMPFKELQSIIGLSDRAIRNVMYKHGIEMNREQSSGQPRKHKVNEDFFKVWTHEMAWVLGLFVTDGCVNKQLHSISFAQKDETILQMIANFMGADYVIYSKRSSATIPSLFINSKKIKKDLNNLGISANKSMIVSFPKVPNEYLPAFLRGAIDGDGWVDIEGYRMNITTGSKSFVYSVASIFESWNLNFSITHIKSQANNLIYRIWVKGKNDLLQLANILYSNEIGYYINHKRINMIQHSNWQLRRLENLLNTENFTLSKMCNWIMVDGKLIKNSTIYNPRVKFRTNLSQTILDQLNIWANELNIHVNYLIENGLQNLLLTNEAIEFNKKSRPKDRIQFKTTYNSQLLEQVKTKAKIEDVFINDIIEYSIQFIDINELRRNSN, from the coding sequence ATGCCTAGAAAACCAGGTATGACAGATGATAAAATTATTAAGTTGTATAAAAGTGGAATGCCATTTAAAGAGCTGCAAAGTATTATCGGTCTATCAGATCGCGCAATTCGCAATGTAATGTATAAACATGGCATTGAAATGAATCGTGAACAATCGTCCGGTCAGCCTCGTAAACACAAAGTAAATGAAGATTTCTTTAAAGTGTGGACACATGAAATGGCATGGGTATTAGGACTCTTTGTGACAGATGGATGTGTGAATAAACAGCTCCACAGCATATCTTTTGCACAAAAAGATGAAACGATATTACAAATGATAGCAAATTTTATGGGTGCAGATTATGTCATTTATTCTAAAAGATCATCAGCTACTATACCATCTTTATTTATTAACTCCAAGAAAATAAAAAAAGATCTTAATAATCTAGGTATTTCTGCAAATAAATCAATGATCGTTTCTTTCCCTAAAGTTCCAAACGAATATTTACCAGCTTTTTTAAGAGGAGCAATTGATGGGGACGGTTGGGTAGATATAGAGGGGTATAGGATGAATATCACTACTGGGAGTAAATCATTTGTATATTCAGTAGCATCAATTTTTGAATCATGGAATCTAAACTTTTCAATTACACATATAAAATCACAAGCAAACAATTTGATTTATCGTATATGGGTTAAAGGAAAAAACGATTTGCTTCAGTTGGCTAATATACTATATTCAAATGAAATTGGATATTATATCAATCATAAGCGAATTAATATGATTCAACATTCAAACTGGCAATTAAGACGATTAGAGAATTTGTTGAATACAGAAAACTTTACGCTTTCAAAAATGTGTAATTGGATAATGGTTGACGGAAAATTAATCAAAAACTCAACTATTTATAATCCAAGAGTTAAATTTAGAACGAATCTAAGTCAAACAATATTAGATCAATTAAATATTTGGGCAAATGAATTGAACATTCATGTGAATTATCTGATTGAAAATGGATTACAAAACCTTTTACTTACTAATGAAGCTATTGAGTTTAACAAAAAATCTCGCCCAAAAGATCGTATTCAATTCAAAACTACTTATAACAGTCAATTATTAGAACAAGTTAAAACGAAAGCAAAAATAGAAGATGTATTTATTAATGACATTATTGAATATAGTATACAATTCATAGATATAAATGAGTTAAGAAGAAATAGTAATTAA